One genomic window of Candidatus Pseudobacter hemicellulosilyticus includes the following:
- a CDS encoding DUF4974 domain-containing protein yields the protein MTAGLIGLFSVIGVTIYLTQRSIAKQQKISPGLAEKKTQSFIPLQRAVKYSDTSTTAYHLTAQYEFKPGERLVTDSAEFFKASLPGGGMLYMDPLTVIRFTQQHHLELLSGEIYLFLPKGSRYELSTPKLRLFNAAGQFQLTAYPAQHAAAAIGGLAYYTDRKATPLKLPAGKKLVESNGVMAITALTKADYAVKDNKFNFEEFSFTTNMDRVARWYNVRLRYQGDTVGINRKYVFEGSMSRETTLKTIIKILTDCGVPLSLDSSNRQVIIYPDSTRN from the coding sequence ATGACCGCTGGCCTCATCGGTCTATTCAGCGTCATCGGCGTCACGATTTACCTCACCCAAAGATCCATCGCCAAGCAGCAAAAGATCAGCCCAGGTCTTGCGGAAAAAAAAACACAGTCATTTATCCCGCTGCAACGAGCCGTTAAGTACAGCGACACATCCACCACAGCGTATCACTTGACCGCGCAATATGAGTTTAAACCGGGTGAGCGCCTGGTCACGGATTCCGCCGAGTTTTTCAAAGCCTCACTTCCCGGCGGTGGCATGCTGTATATGGACCCGCTCACGGTTATCCGTTTTACACAACAACATCATCTCGAACTGCTGAGCGGCGAGATCTATCTTTTTCTTCCCAAAGGAAGCCGCTACGAACTGTCCACACCGAAACTTCGTCTTTTCAACGCCGCGGGGCAATTCCAACTCACTGCTTACCCCGCACAACACGCGGCTGCCGCAATCGGCGGATTGGCCTATTACACGGACAGGAAAGCTACCCCGTTGAAGCTGCCTGCAGGTAAAAAATTGGTCGAATCCAACGGAGTAATGGCCATAACGGCGTTGACCAAAGCCGATTATGCAGTGAAAGACAACAAATTCAATTTTGAGGAATTTTCCTTTACCACCAATATGGACAGGGTTGCCCGATGGTACAATGTGCGGTTGCGCTATCAGGGAGATACGGTGGGTATCAACCGGAAATATGTCTTTGAAGGGAGTATGTCTCGTGAAACCACATTGAAGACCATCATCAAAATATTGACAGATTGTGGCGTACCGTTAAGCCTGGATTCCAGCAACCGCCAGGTCATCATCTATCCGGACTCCACACGTAATTAA
- a CDS encoding AraC family transcriptional regulator, producing MTRLHPHDSELMARIIDKLNQDLRYPLSLGMLTTEFALSATRLKKLFKILHDQTFYQYYTQLRMEAAADMLIKREKTIDEIAFFTGFTSISTFCRRFRQYYGVKPIQYRNNHTPPKAVGLAGE from the coding sequence ATGACCAGACTCCATCCACACGACAGCGAGTTAATGGCCAGGATCATCGACAAACTTAACCAGGATCTTCGGTATCCGTTGTCCTTGGGTATGCTCACCACTGAATTCGCATTATCGGCCACCAGGCTGAAAAAATTATTCAAGATCCTGCACGACCAAACCTTTTATCAGTACTACACGCAGCTACGAATGGAAGCTGCAGCGGATATGCTCATCAAACGGGAAAAAACCATAGATGAAATCGCCTTCTTCACAGGCTTCACCAGCATCAGTACGTTCTGCAGACGGTTTCGGCAATATTATGGTGTGAAGCCAATCCAATACCGTAATAACCATACACCACCAAAAGCGGTTGGGTTAGCAGGTGAGTAA
- a CDS encoding TlpA disulfide reductase family protein — MFKIIVILSYLLAVSVFGIYGQGYEFGFKITGSVEGVKTGSTIFLMDTKNDTICSTKAVDSHFEMLGRLPFEGEMLLLGIVTESGIKKIVPVFVENDKIDIVCDFGSSGNDAVKIIGSSTHNEYVQVVNEESAILEGVKNRFLNESNATGKKIVISEYAESQIRELQGYRIMWILNHPDSYLSPWLLLRYFSESKELFRYFNALSRKALSGKYGKDLKSKMDTERLLAVGSVMPDFELTSVDGNLVKLSKLVGSYNFTIIDFWASWCGPCRSEFPEMKKNFSLFREKGVMVIGYSVDKMETSWRSTVLKESLPWINVIDTNDGANMKYNVEKLPTYFLLDSEGRIVNRFNDNKAIWDFVKESL, encoded by the coding sequence ATGTTTAAAATAATTGTCATATTGTCTTATTTGTTGGCTGTTTCTGTTTTTGGTATCTACGGTCAAGGTTATGAATTTGGGTTCAAAATAACGGGATCTGTTGAAGGGGTGAAAACCGGTTCGACTATTTTTCTAATGGATACGAAGAACGACACGATTTGCAGCACGAAAGCTGTAGATAGTCATTTTGAAATGCTGGGCAGATTGCCATTCGAAGGTGAAATGTTATTATTGGGTATTGTTACTGAATCAGGTATTAAAAAGATTGTTCCTGTTTTCGTTGAGAATGATAAGATTGATATTGTGTGCGATTTTGGAAGTTCGGGTAATGATGCGGTCAAAATAATTGGTTCTTCGACGCATAATGAATATGTTCAGGTAGTAAATGAGGAAAGTGCAATTTTGGAAGGCGTAAAGAATAGATTTTTGAACGAGAGCAATGCGACTGGGAAAAAAATCGTAATTAGTGAATATGCTGAAAGTCAAATAAGGGAGCTTCAGGGATATAGAATAATGTGGATTCTAAATCATCCAGATTCTTACCTTTCGCCCTGGCTATTACTTAGGTATTTTTCTGAGTCAAAAGAATTATTTAGGTATTTTAACGCGCTATCGAGGAAGGCATTGTCAGGTAAATATGGAAAAGATTTGAAGAGTAAAATGGATACGGAACGTTTGTTGGCAGTTGGATCCGTCATGCCCGATTTCGAATTGACTTCTGTTGATGGTAATTTAGTTAAATTGAGTAAGCTTGTCGGTTCTTATAATTTTACAATAATAGATTTTTGGGCATCTTGGTGCGGTCCGTGTCGATCGGAGTTTCCTGAAATGAAAAAAAACTTTTCACTATTTAGAGAAAAAGGTGTTATGGTGATTGGTTATTCCGTAGATAAGATGGAAACGTCGTGGAGGTCCACGGTATTAAAAGAAAGTTTGCCATGGATTAACGTTATAGATACAAACGATGGTGCAAATATGAAATATAACGTAGAGAAACTACCGACGTACTTTCTATTGGATAGTGAGGGACGTATTGTTAACAGGTTCAATGATAACAAAGCTATTTGGGACTTTGTTAAGGAAAGCTTGTAG